AATTTAGGCGATTCCCGAACAATTGGCCTGATGGAAATGATTCAAACCATCGAAAAATATCTTGGAAAGAAAGCAAAAATAAAAAAACTGCCCTTTCAACCCGGTGATGTTCCCATTACCTACGCCGATATTACAAAAGCACAAGCTGAATTGGGTTATGAACCCAAAGTGCTTTTTGATGAGGGTATTCAGAAATTTATTCACTGGTATCTGGAAAAATCCAATCGATTTGTTTAAAAAGGCTGTTTCATGGTTCACGAAAAGGAAGCGTTCCTTAAAAATATATTGCAGATTTTTGATGCCATTACAGTTAGTTTGGCTTTTTTTGTGTCATTTTTTATCATTGGGTATATTCGAACACTGTACAATTTGGGCGAAATGGCCTATGCTCCGTCCTTTGATTTGAACGGGGCCATTTATTTTTTTGAATATAATATTTCCATTTTTATTAGTGCCATCGTATTCTGGTTGATTTTTCTCTCTTATTTTGGGGTGTACACCGATTTCCGAACGCGCAGTTTCTGGGAGATCGTTTGGATAACCCTGAAATCCAGTTTTTTTGTCACATTAGCCCTGGGAAGCGTTGTTTTTCTGACGAAAATGACGTTAACAAGCCGCCTCTTTATTCTCACGTTTACGGGTATGTCAATCGTCTTTATTTTGCTTGAGAAGAAGACGGTGAATTTTCTTCTGGAAATTCTTCGGAAAAGCGGCTACAACAGCATCAATTTACTCATTGTCGGAACAGGGCCGCGTGCCCAAAAGTTTATTGATAGTGTCCAAAAACATTCCAAGTGGGGGCTCAAAATCATTGGTCTTGTTGACGATGAACCCGGAAAAGTGGGCACTCGCGTAAGAGGGTTTAAGGTGCTGGGACGCTTACGGGATATTCCTCCGATCCTGCATGATTATGTGGTTGATAATGTTGTTTTTGTTGTTCCCCGAAATTGGCTGAGCAAAATTGAGAATGCGATTATTGCCTGTGAAAATGAAGGCGTCGGCGCATACATCTCGATTGATTTATACAATACGAAAATATCCAAACTCAAACAGAGCAAACTGGGGAATATTCCCCTGCTGGAATTTGATACGGTTCCTGCAAATGAGTGGCAGCTTTTTATTAAACGAAGCCTGGACATTATTTTGTCGCTGGTTGGAATTGTTGTGGCAGCGCCATTATTCCTAATAATTGCTGTCGGGATCAAATTGTCGTCACCGGGACCGATTTTATTCAAACAAGAGCGTGTGGGGGTTAACGGCAGGCGCTTTACGCTCTACAAATTCAGGACGATGCGGGTAGGAGCCGATATAAAAAAGAAGGAGCTTGAGCGGCAGAATGAAATGAAGGGGCCGGTTTTCAAGATCAAACATGATCCCCGTGTGTATCCTTTTGGGCGTTTTTTGCGGAAAACCAGTATGGATGAATTGCCCCAGCTCTTTAATGTTTTAAAAGGGGATATGAGTATCGTTGGTCCGCGTCCGCCGCTGCCGGTTGAGGTTGAAATGTATGAAATCTGGCAGCGCCGCCGCCTGAGCCTCAAGCCCGGATTAACATGCATTTGGCAGGTGAGCGGAAGAAACGAAGTCGATTTCGACGAATGGATGCAAATGGATCTGGATTATATTGATAATTGGTCCCTATTTCTGGATTTTAAGATTATGTTTAAAACCATTTTTGTGGTCCTTTTTGGCTACGGTGCCTACTAATTTGATTGGAATGAAAAGCTAAGAACATGGAGGTTTAAATATGCATATTGCAATTGTTGGAACGGGTTACGTTGGTCTGGTTACAGGGACATGTTTTGCGGAATTTGGAAATGAAGTAACGTGCGTCGATATGG
This sequence is a window from Calditrichota bacterium. Protein-coding genes within it:
- a CDS encoding sugar transferase yields the protein MVHEKEAFLKNILQIFDAITVSLAFFVSFFIIGYIRTLYNLGEMAYAPSFDLNGAIYFFEYNISIFISAIVFWLIFLSYFGVYTDFRTRSFWEIVWITLKSSFFVTLALGSVVFLTKMTLTSRLFILTFTGMSIVFILLEKKTVNFLLEILRKSGYNSINLLIVGTGPRAQKFIDSVQKHSKWGLKIIGLVDDEPGKVGTRVRGFKVLGRLRDIPPILHDYVVDNVVFVVPRNWLSKIENAIIACENEGVGAYISIDLYNTKISKLKQSKLGNIPLLEFDTVPANEWQLFIKRSLDIILSLVGIVVAAPLFLIIAVGIKLSSPGPILFKQERVGVNGRRFTLYKFRTMRVGADIKKKELERQNEMKGPVFKIKHDPRVYPFGRFLRKTSMDELPQLFNVLKGDMSIVGPRPPLPVEVEMYEIWQRRRLSLKPGLTCIWQVSGRNEVDFDEWMQMDLDYIDNWSLFLDFKIMFKTIFVVLFGYGAY